The window AGTGTCGCTGCTCCCCTGGCTACCACCTGGTGCGTGGGGTGGCATGCACCCTGGCGttgccctgcccagccccgctccaGGTCTGCCCTGATCTCCAGAGCTGCATCTCCAGAGACCAGGTCTGCGATGGGCGCCCCGACTGTGCCGATGGCTCTGATGAGTCTGACTGTGAGTGCCTGCCCATAGTTGGGGTGTGCAGGGGCcctggctgggcacaggggtGGCCTGCCCAGTCTCCCCCAGTTTGGGAAGGGGAGGGTCTCATCTCTGTCTCTGCTGATCTATGTCCATCTCTCCAGGCCCCTCTGTGCAGGTGGGGACGCAGGTCCCTGCAGTAGCACCATCAGGGATGTCTcatgtggaagaaaagaaaccagcCTTACCCACAGGTGCACCCAAGCCTTGGCAGCCCAGCCTCAGCCTGTCCACAGCCTCTGGCCCCCACGAGCATGGAGAGCCCTTCCTGGTACCCCCCAGCACTGaggaggtgctgggggctgTGCCATGCAGCAGCGAAACGTGTAACCTGCGTGGGGACTGTGCCATCGAGGCTGGGCAGGTGACGTGCCACTGTGCCCTGGGCTATCGGGGTGACTACTGTGAGGAGGCAGAGGTGCAGCCTGTTGCAGGACCTATTGCCCTCGGGGTGGCCGTGCTCCTTCtgctcgctgctgctgctgtgggcgCCCTGACCTACATGCGGAGGCGGGACAGGAGGACGAGGTGAGCTCTGAGGCTGGGCTGAACCAGGTATagctggggatggagagggaCAGGGTCTCTCTACCCATGGACAGCGTGGTGgcttggggcactcctgggcTATGTGGAAAGCTTCAGTCAGACTATTGCTTCATGACAGACTATTACCAGGGGTTGTGGCAGGACTTTAGGATCTGCTCCATCTCTAGGAGATGGCCGTGCTGTCCTCAGTGCATATTTTTCCTCAAGCAGGACCTCAAGCACTGCTTCCACCCGGGTGCTGACCTTGTACCACCGTGAAAGTGACCCtgaggaagaggatgaggaggaggaagagcttCCTCCCAAGAGTGACACCTTTGTGAACGAAGCTTATGATGGGAAAGAGGTGAGCAGCACCTGGAGCAGGGCCTGGTAGAGACCATCATGTCACCCTGGGTGCCCCACGCCTCCTTCCCATACCCCCCGATATGCAGATCCTTCCCCAGGCCCAGTGCTGGCATGGTGCCTACTCTTGAGGCAAATTCTGCCTTTCTGCTGGAGAAGAGGGACAAGACTTGGGGGTACCTGGAATCTGGCTGGTACAGGGGCTGTCCTGTTTCCCCTGTGGCTGGAGCCCCTGTGCCAAGGTGTGGGGTGGGCCCAAGGAGGCTGGCTTGGGCTCATCCCTGATGAACCCATCTGTGAtctctgcaggagctgccagccccACTGAGGAAAGGACCATCTCACCCAGACACTGTATTTTCATAAAGGAATGTTGTGCAGCATTTCTGGTGCCATTGTGGTTTGTGTGGGGGCCAGGGAGGAGAGGTTAGTTTGCTCTTCAGAGATCTCTAAGTTCTAGGGAACTCATACTGCAGAGCAAAAAGCTCTGGGAGATTTTCTGGGAAGTGTCCAACCCCAACACACTCTCCAAGCCCCCTGAATCTGATCCCCTGCTGCAGGGTGCATCCTGTACCATCCCTTAACCACACCTGCGGCATCTCCATCCACTGTCCCTCTGCAGCAAGGCTTAGCTTGCTGACTACGGTGCTCTGGGTTTGCCTGGGGTAGAAATCTGGCCAAACAGCTCTGCAAGGAAGCTGGCTTGGCTCTTGCTCTGTTATGCAGGGTGCTGAGCAGGATTTTGTAGGGCAGTTCTGACCTCCTGAGTGTCCCTTCCAAACAAGTGAGACCAGTTTGACTGCCTGACACCAAGCTAATGATGAAAGGAGAAatatatgctatttttttttccttgtgatcTCTTTCCCCCCAACCCCTGAAGTGGCTGTGCTCAAGGAAAGAGAAACCTCTTCCAGAGCTGATTTTGATAATGGGGGGAAAGTCCTTGAGGAGGGTGCTATAAAAGCCACCTGTCCTGCTGCACAGACCTTTCCTCCCTGCTTCAGGCAAAGCACGGGGGAGCTGGATTAGCTGTGCTCCCTGGCTCTCAGCCCAGTCTGCCTGGCAGAGAGCCCATAACCATCCCATAGCACAGACCCgttccttttcatttattttctgtttgcacagCCCTGAGTTGAGCAGAGACATGTGGGAGGTGCTCCCCTCCCCAGTTCCCAGCGCTGAAGGCCACACAGTGCTAACCTGTACCTTGCTCACGTGGGAACATTGGAGCTGCCTTTGCCTAGGCTGCTGTACCGTGCAAGGAGATGAGCTAAAAACTGTGTGGAGGGACGGGGGCCAGGGCTGGTCCTCAACCTAGCACAGCCTTGGGATAGTTGTGGGACCTGGAGCACAGGAGGCTTGTGAGGATATTCCAGAGGTCTTGGTCCTTGGTCTCATTTCCAGCCTGCTCTGAGGTGTCCCAAGAGAAGGGCAGGAGCCAGTGCTGCTCTTGGTGCCAGTTAGGCAGGCTGGCCAGTGTCcactgctgtccctgtgctggggctACAAGTCAGAGTCACAAGGCAGGGTGCTCCTCTGGTGTTGTCCGTCTCGCTCATCCTCCAGCACGTCCCAGGGATTGTGGTAAGCCTCAGCAGTGGACTGCAGCCCAGcctccagcacagggctggggggcagtCTGGGGGTCCTGTGCTCCTTGCAGCACTGGTGGAAGCTGAGGGTGAGGGCCAGCCCGCCCAAGATCTCCAGGGAGCTTCCCAAGTAGCTCAGCACCAAGCTGTAGCCTACAACCAGCGTGCTACCAGTTGGTGCAGGCAGTGTCCACAGCTCATGGGTGTACCAGGAGGCAGGCACAAGGCTCAGCAGCCCTGAGAGGAGCAGCACAAGCCCTGCCACACCAGTCAGCCGGTGCTGTGGCTTTTCCTGCCAGCAGCGAACCCCCAGGGTGGCCACCACTAAGCCCAAGAGTGCGACCACTAGTGAAGTGGGCATCATCCCTTGGGCCACCCGCACAGGCACCTGCTCAAAGTAGCCCAGCTCATCAGCCTGCCCGCAGAGGCGGTCATGGCTGCTCTGCCGCTCTCTGCACATGTCCCAGATGCCTTGCTCCAAGATGAGGTCAATGGGCTGGCTGGGTACGAGGCTCACCTGCCTCCATTTGGGTGTCAGCGTGCCAGTGAACGTCAGCAGGAGCCCGCAGGGGCACAGCACCAGCCCCACGATCATCTCCGTCGGTGTCCGCATGCTGGAGAGGTGGGTGAAGCAGGCTCCAGGGCGGCTCTCCAAATCTCTTCTCCTGCTTGCCAGAGAGGTCCGTGGGGGCTCCGAGGGAGCTGCTGCTCGTCACCTGGACAACAGAGGTGGCActggagccccagggctgctcGGTGCAGGCAGGGGTATCCCTCGGTAGGGCAGCAGTCCCAGGGCCCCCATAGGGTGGGCAGCCGGCGGAGCAGGCACCGGCTCCCGTCCCGGCTGTGTCCCGGCGTCCCGGCTGGGTCCCGGCGTCCCGGCTGTGTCCCGGGCTGCGGGGAGGTGCCGGCGGCAGGAGgaagtgcaggcagggagggacccggtgcaggcagggctggccggCACGCAGTCccgggtgctgcggggcagCACCTTGCAGGGGCAACAGGAGCCTGCGGGAGTCACCGGAGCTCTTGCCCACCTCGTGCCAGGACTGGGATGCCGGGGCAGTGAGATGTCCCCGGGCTGCAGGTGGTACCGGGACGTCTCAGCGTCACCCCTAGGGCTTGGCAGCGCTCGGTCCCTGCTCCCCCTTGCTGGGGAAGCACAGGATGCAGTTATGGTTTGCTTAATTAAACTGACTACGAACTTATTTTACTCTCAACCGAATTAATTTGTGAAAATCATTAGTTAAGATTAAATGCTAGCAGCTCCCAGGGTTAGTAAGGACCCCATGGTCATCCTCAGGCCCAGGAGAACTTCCCAGCCCCTGTCCTTCAACTTCTTGCTATTCATCCCAGCAAGCATCTCCTTGTCCTTCAGGGACTGCTCCTGAGCTTGgccctgctcttccctttccaGACTGTGCTCAGATGCTACCCGCGggtgcagcagcctggctgtCAACGGGAAAAGTCTCTGGGATGTCCACTGAGACAGGTATGGGAAGTCACCACATTCGAGAACTCCTCAAAATCCAGTGGTTTTGAGCCTCAAAAGGCACCGGTCTCGGGTTTCTCCAAATTTCCTTAAATTTCTGCCGCTCACTTTGAGCCCAGAAGAGGGCAGCATCCTCTGTGGATTAATTTGAGACGAGCAACCACTGCCGAGTTGGAGGGCTGGCTGCTGTGCCCTACAGCATCTTTGCACTCCTGGTTTCGTGGCCTTGGCTACTTGGAGGGCTGTGTGGATCTATACTGGACCAGCTGCTCCCGAGCTCCCTTCTCCACTCCTCCATCCTACAGCTATTGCCTGAGTGTCCTGAAGCCCTTCAACTCTGTGAGTATGGAACTATTCATGACTGGATCTCAGCCCAGCTGGAAGGCAGAGGTGGGTTGGATTCAGCCAGAGGCTCGTGTCCCCAGCCACATCTGCAGGGCAGCAATGCTCACAGCCAGCTGTGCATAGCGCCAGACCGGGGACACCTGCCTTTGTTGTATGCAGCTAGTAGTTTGCTAATATTTGACACTCCTCAGCCGAGAAACTAAGGTAGGGgttgctgtttctctttctgtcccattaactttttaaactttcattcCACTccagccagtggccccatgccaAGCCACCCGTTACTGCCCTCAGAGCTGTGGGTCCAACCAACAAACGAAATGCTGCCTGCCTGATGTATTGCCTGAGGCTGCCTTCTGCCACAGGACCCCTGCCACTGACGGGAGCAGGTGCTGCAAGAGCCTGAAATCTTCTAGTCCTGATTCTCAGAGGAGGCTggtttttccctttccatttgGACACGAGGTGGAGGTTGGCTGTGAGAAGATGTGGTCTTCCAgggagaggcagaagcagaggggAAGGTGTGGTAGCGAACAGGGTGGCATGGTAAGCCTGTCTGCCACAGATGAGTACACATGTGCCATTTGGCTCCTCCCAGGCTCAGGAGGTTTTTACTAAggtaaaaaaaccacagcaacagTGGCAGGTAAAGCAGCAGTCACCCATGGATCAGCCAGGCCAAGGTGTAGCTGTGAGCTTGTCGGTGCGAGTCCTGAGCCCCACGTGGCTGGTGAGGGCTTTGCTGTTCAACCCAGGTGTGAAGGTGGGATGTGCACTAGACCTGCTGGCAAGTGAGAAATTCTGCATCTTGTTGGATTTGCCCACTTTTTCCCAGACAGGCCAAGAAATCTAGAGGCCTGCTGCTCAGGAGGCGAGGGGTGCCACAGGTACCCCCACCCTGGGCTTTGCAGAGCCTGCCCTAGggtgcctctccctgcagcacctccCTTCTTCTCTGCTACCACAGAGATGCTTTGCCCTTCTTGTCCTTGCTCCCACAGACTTGGGTTTGGGAGGTGGATGCTGCTTGGATCTCCAGCAGCAAGTAGACACTGCATGCTGTGAATGTTGCGGTTAAGCAATTTAATTACCTGGGTCTTTCTAATTTATTAATAATGCCCAGGAGGATGCATCTGCCCTTTGGGCTGGTGTCCAGGCTTCTGATTTTGGGGCAACAATAAGCAGATTAGGTGATGTGGCCCTGATGCTGGATTACCTTCCCTGAGTAAGCCTGGGGAAGGAAACTGGGTTAACAGAGCTGTTTCTGATGCCACAAAGTTATAGATTGttcatttctctccttttactTTCTAATGAGGTGGTATGAAAAGCAATTCAAAGCAGAGCCTGGCCCTTTCCAAGCTCTGGGGAAGCATTTAAAGCCATCTGGTCTCAGAGATAAAATGATCTGGCTGAAAATGCCTTCCTCACCACATTTCCCTAGCTGCTGGGTGGAGAGAGCCACCTTACTTGGTGTTTCCTACTTCTCTAAGGCTGTGACTTAGTTTTTCCTACTTCGGCAAAGTCCTGTCTAAGAACGTGATGGAAACTTTGTCCAGGACTGGTCGAGTCAGCttgcattttattattatttttttttaactccctTTTGTAAAttggaggagcagcagaaggcCTTGAGCTAACTAGAACTGGAAAAGGTCTAGGGCAGGATGGTCAGAGCTTGAGATTGAttccaaggaagaaaaaaagaaaaaaaaatgaaatctgtgaTGGGCTACCAAGTGTAAGTTATCTGCAAGGGTGTTCCTCTGACCCCCTTCCCCTCACCGCTGCGGGGCTTGTCCTCAGTGGCGGcagcaggatctctcagcatcctgtTTGCCATGGGGGGAAGAGCTGGGGTCAGGGCTGTTTAGCAGAAGCCTGCAGCTGGCAATTCCTGTTTACATCCCACTGACCCTGGGGCTTCGCCTGCTTCACATCGGCCAAGATAGCTGTGCTCCAAGGCTTGAGTCTCCCCCGTACCACCATGCTGCCCATGTGTCACGCAAGCTATATTGTTCCTGACCACTTTGTGGGTTTGAAGTGACCTTGGCCCACATTGGACACTGAGCCATGTGGCAACCAAGTTTGCAGATGCGGCAaatggctgtgcctgtgctgggcCTCCCAGTGTGTGGCAGGTGCCCAGCAGGTAGAAGTCTTGGCCCTGGCTGTGTATCCTTTGCCCTCTCTCTCATTTTAGGAGACTTTGCTTTGCAGAGCCTGGCAGCCCCCTGTGTCCTGCCTgctgtaggagaaagggaccaaCCGGGAATGGCACCTGGGAGCAATTGAGGGGttgccatttcctctggtctggCTCCTTGGACAGGTTCACTAGTCACCTGTGTTTGCCTCTCTGGTGAAACCCTGAAGCCCTgcaggctgggagcagagcaggacagctTGGACAGCCCATGCTGGGTCTTCTAGAATTAGACCTGGTCATCTAAGCCTCTCCACAGTCTCCATCCCACAGGAAAGTGTCATTAGGTAGGTGTCTGAGTTGAAGGACTTGGTTCCAACAGCaccattttgctgctttttcttctagaaTTTGAGGTGGGGGAGTTTCTAGGAGTGCAAAATGAGGATTCCCCATCAACTACCCCTTGCCTTCAAGCCATGGCCCAGGCAGCGCGTGAGTGCAGCCAGGGCGCGCTCTGCATTGTGCAAACAGCTGCAGATGCAACGGGCTTCTCTCAGCCCAGCTCCCAGCTTCCTGCCTGGACACACTGCTGTCTTTGTGCCCACTAGGAGGCCAAGGACAAGTCCCTGGGGCAAGACAGGGTCTGTGGTCCTCCTCACTAGCCAAATGTGGAAAAGAGGCCTGTGTGTCCTTCCCAGAGCATGGGCAGCAGTGGTCGGCACCCAGCATCCAGCTCCGTACCCTAGCTCCCCAGCCTTCAGGGCATGACTTCTGCAAGCAGATCTATTAGTCCTGTTTGCCCATTGACCTGCCACCACCCAGGCTGGCCATGGTGGTGACAGCACCCCCAAGGATGCATTTTAGGGTGGTTATTGGAGACCAGATCATGTGTCGGGTGTGCAAGGGCTTGTAAGCCCCATGCTGGCAAATTCCACTCTGGGCCTGTGACCCAGCAGTGGCTTATCATCCTCAGGTCTGTGGCCCATGGCAGTCTTGGATGTTCCTCTGCTCAAAACTCAGCATGAGGGAGCTGCATACACCCATGCAATTTGAGGATGGCACCCTGTAGTGCCGGCAGGGAGCAGTAAATCCATCAGCGAGCACTGAGgttgtttctgctctgtttctgcaGCCCAGATGTGACTCCGAATGCTATTCAGACTAGATCTTGGGAATGAATTGTTGAAAGCCTTATTAGATGCCCCCCAGGTATTCACTCATCCATTAAACTCCCTCACTTCCAAACTGCTGCACTTGGACTTGCCAGATTGCCCAGTGCTGCTTCTGAGCCTTTGCTTTCAGTTCACAGAATGATATAAAAAGCGTTTTTGCagctatttctggttttgtccgACTCAATTCTGAAATGCTTGAGAGTGATTTGGACACACAGCTCTTGTGCTGGGTTTTGGAGATACAGCCCTTTTcagacagggagaagagagcagtTGAAACTGTGGCCGTGGAAATTGCATGTTTGTCCAGCTCCTGGGCCACAGAGCTTAGAAGCTAAAGGGCAACACCAGTGCCTGTGGGTACAGAGCACGTTGCAActggcaaggcaaaagcagtGCTTCATGGTGGAGTTCAGATAGTTACTGTAAACGTGACTCATCTGCACGTACTTTGATCTCTCCTTGGGCTGAAAGGCCTGAAACCAAAGCGCAGATGGCTTATGACTGTGCCTTTACGTATTTTCTAGCAGTTCAGTCAGCTCTGTGGCTCAAACCACCGGACAAACAGCCAAGGCCACAGGAGAAAAGACCTGCTTAAACCTTTCCTCTTGAGAAAGCGCTGGGCAGGAGACAGATGTGTCCCATGCCTGTTCTGGTGACTAAAAAACAGTGGGACTTCTAGTCTATGGAAATTTTATTCTGCTATCAGACAAGATGAGAATATAGGTGGGATGAATGAGACCTCCATCTTGACGATAGGAAATTCCCCCACTGTATTTTTGAAGTATATGGACATTTTGGATGGAAGGGTAGTTGTGTCTCACTCCCATATTACTTGCTGGTGAGCAAACTGCCCAGTTTTGCTCCACAGGAGGATCCTGCCCTCTTAAAGGAAAGCACAGGACTTTTGCAGGTTAGTCAGAGAAATcttggaaatgaaaggaaaatacttttcttcttgGCAAGGTGTCAGATCCATGCAGTACAGCCCTTCTTCAGTGTGCCTGATCCCATCAACACATGCTTTTGAGGCAGAAAGTACATCAGTGGAGACAAAACTAACTGATTTTGGCATGGAAAGGCCAGTGAAATCACCGGGCACAGAGAATGTGAAGCACAGGTACAAGAAGAGCACGATTAGTCTTGGGTAgcttttgccttctcttttaTACCAAAGTAAAAAACCCACCCCTTTAGATCTGGCAGCATCTGCTTCTTTGTAGCCTCATGTCCCCTTGGGGAGGACAACAGGCAATACCTGCCGTCCCAAAGTAGCGTGTGCTACCTGGACCTGTCATCTGAATGTTCAAACACACGTTTGGTCAAAAAGCCACTGACCTACAGTCTGGGGAGAGGGGAGTGGAGAGAGTGTGCGAAGGGAGAATATCACCATTCACAATGGTTCCCATCCTCTCATAATAACAGCATCACTGGTAGCCCTATCTGGATGACTTTTTGCTGCTGAATCTGAAAGGCTTATGCTAAATTATCAGGGTGAGAAAGTTCTTTATGAAATGTCACAGAAgtcatcttctcttttcttaaaatgcCAGGCTGCTTCGACGTGCAGAGAGACTGCTTGACTCACAGAAGGATGCCCAGTGTGCCACACTATGAAGTGCCTAGCAGGACTTACTGTTCACATAAGGTAGAGGATTTCCTGCCAGTTGGCCCTGGGATGTACTGGGTTCCCTCACTCAGGGACTGGGGGCTTAATGCTGGTGGCAGTGGGAAGCTGTCATATGGGTAGGTGGGATTTTGGGCAGCTAAGAAAGTATGACGGGCTGCAGGATGCTGGTCTTGCCTCCAGGTTGGGGTGGCCTGATCATTGTTGCCCTGGGAGATCAGAGAGGTTTCTACTGGTGGTATTGGCCTGTGCCCCACTCAGATGGGACATTCTCACTGCTCTGACTGTGGCAGCCGGATGTTTGTGCCTGGATGTTGGGCTGCCCTTCTCTGGGAGTGTGCAGGG of the Caloenas nicobarica isolate bCalNic1 chromosome 4, bCalNic1.hap1, whole genome shotgun sequence genome contains:
- the CLDN23 gene encoding claudin-23, which encodes MRTPTEMIVGLVLCPCGLLLTFTGTLTPKWRQVSLVPSQPIDLILEQGIWDMCRERQSSHDRLCGQADELGYFEQVPVRVAQGMMPTSLVVALLGLVVATLGVRCWQEKPQHRLTGVAGLVLLLSGLLSLVPASWYTHELWTLPAPTGSTLVVGYSLVLSYLGSSLEILGGLALTLSFHQCCKEHRTPRLPPSPVLEAGLQSTAEAYHNPWDVLEDERDGQHQRSTLPCDSDL